The sequence TTAATTCATCAATAACCTCTTGAACTAAACTATCTTTAGAACCAGTCAATataatatcatcaacatagaggAGAAGAATAACACTATCTGAACCAACATGCTTAACAAAAAGACTTGAATCAGAATGAGAAACAGTAAAACCAATGGCCAGAAGATGACCTGTGAATTTTGCATTCCAAGCTCTGGGTGCTTGTTTTAGCCCATAAAGAGATTTTCTCAATCGACAAACATGGGTTGGATACTTAGAGTCTTCAAAACCTTGAGGTTGGCGCATAAATGGTCTAATATATGGATAAACAGTTGTGCCATGATAACAGTAAGAGAATAttgaaagaagagaatagaCCTCAGAATCGAACCTAAGCTCGTGATACCATGATAACAGTAAGAGAATATtgaggaaagaagaagaaggaagaagaagaagtctgAGAATAGAAGGCTTTATATTGATTATCAGTAAAACTGATTACAATGAAATAGTGCTTATATAGTAAACTAACAGACTCTCTTAACAAACTAATAGAATCTCTTAACACTCTAACAGACTCTCttaacaaacaaacagaacACGTGCTAttcaatataatatatgaatatatggttattatgcatatatattaaAGCGATCACAAACTTTCTTTCTCATCAGTTgttttgctcaccactttccCTCCCTCACATCAGCCAAAAAGTTTTTCCAAAATGAAAACTTTGCTGCATTACTTGTTTCTCTTCTGCTTCAATATCCTCCTCCCTACAGTTCACAGCCAGTGTATTAAAGACCAGCAACAATCATTGCTCCATTTGAAGAAAAGCCTTCAATTTGATCAACCTTCATGCCGAACCCCGCTCATATCTTGGAATTCAAGCACCGACTGTTGTTCTTGGGTTGGTGTTACTTGCACTAGTAATGGGCATGTTACTGGTCTTGACCGTAGCAGGAAAACTATCTCCGGTCCAATTCTAGGATCCTTTGCCAACTTTTCAAACCTGAGGCTGTTGGACTTGAGAGGGAACAGCATCTCCAGTCCAATTTCAGGATTCTTTGCCAACTTTTCAAACTTGAGGCTGTTGGACCTGTCAGAAAACAATATCCGAGGCAAGATACACCACTGGATATGGAGTTCCAATCGACTTTATACCCTAAATCTTTCTAGTAACTACTTGGTAACACTAGAAGCTCCTTTACTTAATTCTACAGTGAAAACTGTTGACCTTCATTTAAACCAACTCCAGGGGCAAATCCCAACTTCCCTACCATATGCCAAGTATTTGGATTACTCGAGAAATAATTTCAACTCTATACCATCAAACATTGGTGATTTCCTCACAAACACactgtttttctctctctcaagcaATAACTTGCATGGGCTCATTCCAACATCAATATGCAATGCCTCAAATCTTCATATTCTTAATCTATCCAATAATTCTCTGAGTGGCATGATTCCCCAATGCTTGACTGCAATGCGCGATCTCAGTGTATTTAGCGAGAAACAACCTCACTGCATCTTTTTCTAATGTTGAAGTTACTGAAGATAGTTCATTGCAAATTCTAGAGATCGGTGGAAATCAGTTAGATGGCAAGGTTCCAAAATCTCTAGCTAAATGCACTATGTTAGAGGTTTTAAACATTGGAATTGTTGGGAAAGATTgcaaaaaatcaaagagccaataaataaatatggcaCTCCCAGGATCTGACTTCTCCCTGCCTTGTGTAAataaaatggacaaaaattAACACTCTATATTCCACTAAGGAAAAATAATGggaatacaaaaataatctcACCAAATACCGGTGGCTAAACTCTCTCTTGGTTTTTCTCTCAAGAGGattttctctcacacacaaatgaggttttcttatctctcaaaactctctatgttttggttttctaaaGGATGATTTGAGCTGAAGGAAGGCAGCTGCTTTTATAGCCAACCTTCCTGACAAATTAGTGGCCTTGCATGCGAGAGAGTTTTTCTCAT comes from Prunus dulcis chromosome 6, ALMONDv2, whole genome shotgun sequence and encodes:
- the LOC117630539 gene encoding receptor-like protein 35: MKTLLHYLFLFCFNILLPTVHSQCIKDQQQSLLHLKKSLQFDQPSCRTPLISWNSSTDCCSWVGVTCTSNGHVTGLDRSRKTISGPILGSFANFSNLRLLDLRGNSISSPISGFFANFSNLRLLDLSENNIRGKIHHWIWSSNRLYTLNLSSNYLVTLEAPLLNSTVKTVDLHLNQLQGQIPTSLPYAKYLDYSRNNFNSIPSNIGNKGLSGFPLTVDNKAGFPPPPTVNGRPPNSGHHREVNWDLIIVEIGFTFGFGVAVGSLVLCKRWSKWYYRAMYNILLKIFPQLEQIIGIHRRHVYIN